The Plasmodium brasilianum strain Bolivian I chromosome 14, whole genome shotgun sequence genome contains a region encoding:
- a CDS encoding AP2 domain transcription factor, with the protein MIFRYHCYAVWHRHNFKGYQLCNKYFLQNCLTIINNKTKRILSYGINEKDEMRREGENEDKKDLEISLYLSKRTVINSKEKSLNNIYPYYKSNYYINKNNVFVDMESLFCNDKKFFSGRSVGLKRKKKRKDERVINTCLGKRLEFFYPKKKRRQRIGLIQNSRKNIVYDNILKRFLVYYYKQGIQVFRSFSCKKKRKFESARNKAIILSKQFQKKYTKQKEKEEKSNKTPLSIHNCSNLMTKYDHDVRKQIKIVPDKNKSGYRGVFYDSAHHAYICTYNEAGIRKFQIFKIKNNDYLEAYNLAVMCRRYKLFKNFQFVSQRNRVRSGRIHLK; encoded by the coding sequence atgatttttagATACCACTGCTATGCTGTGTGGCATAGACATAATTTCAAGGGATATCAATTAtgcaataaatattttttacaaaattgtttaaccattattaataataaaacgaaaCGTATACTGAGCTATGGGATAAACGAAAAGGATGAAATGCGAAGGGAGGGAGaaaatgaagataaaaaagaTCTCGAAATTTCTTTGTATTTGTCAAAGCGTACTGTAATAAACTCAAAAGAAAAATCGCTTAACAACATCTATCCTTACTATAaaagtaattattatattaacaaaaataatgtatttgtCGATATGGAAAGCCTATTTTgcaatgataaaaaattttttagtgGTAGGAGTGTAggattaaaaagaaaaaagaaaagaaaagatgaAAGAGTGATAAATACTTGTTTAGGAAAAAGATTAGAATTCTTTTATCCCAAGAAAAAACGAAGACAACGCATTGGTTTAATTCAAAAtagtagaaaaaatattgtttacgataatattttaaaaagatttttagtgtattattataaacaaGGTATTCAAGTTTTTAGAAGTTTTAGctgtaaaaagaaaagaaaatttgaATCTGCTAGAAATAAAGCTATCATATTATCCAAACagtttcaaaaaaaatataccaaacaaaaagagaaagaagaaaaaagtaaCAAAACTCCTTTAAGTATACATAATTGTAGTAATTTAATGACTAAATATGATCATGATGtaagaaaacaaataaaaattgtgcctgataaaaataaaagcggGTATAGAGGTGTCTTCTACGATTCCGCTCatcatgcatacatatgtacttaCAACGAAGCAGGAATACGaaaatttcaaatttttaaaattaaaaataatgattatCTTGAAGCGTATAATTTAGCTGTTATGTGTCGTAGATATAAACTTTTCAAGAATTTTCAATTCGTGTCTCAAAGAAATAGAGTAAGGAGTGGACGAATACATCTTAAGTGA
- a CDS encoding MCL1 domain-containing protein, whose protein sequence is MKDLYFADINSTLFLRHYNNKLLLISGNRIKLYTYEEIKNIIRAQNIAIYIVKDIEKNEKIVYISNNVIIKRHLRSNKEKSITDDVHSFNNDVSKVNYDKNGNNGHNNEKISDGMNSNMNNNVINNLSIKDDSSNNAETNYVCIAFEQGNVWLCAEDGANKMFVYEKLIYRKICDIIKIEIFTTNNVINSLILYKDYTLIFYNEKLQNSVKIPIQEYVYNFCLSNNNQNIALFNHKNLYIYDIMKKNFSVEDNEEIETNENLQVSNNDKNCIEVKDIFDFSKNYKNLLSCDWHPQNLCIALCGKNIVRYLVLYNYKVYEYSGTEMHKSYITATKFITISDNVILLTSLSCGDNLFCVWEFELEYCLYKFKSDHIISHFDLSYFDDYLHMSFLAEEKHLANEKLDSKKIIKKIEWDDSEDDTYTERSICDPVYPDQTDKIHTGTNKMQGIDNGTDSFKDNYNGDKNKKDNNSNSNSSNNNNNAHSSSTYENEKDRISSEYFSGSNGKRNSESCSGECNLNYLNKKKRKKKIFVDDEENQDNFINLSHKKMAKDRDLGRENKREDKHDQYYERKKIDKMNFIDNYAEEDPDDVYNSYESDKYRIHSKKHLTNKKNREDNEYNKKEYNIQNFINKNKDVIMNNRESGYFEDNSYLFDNDDDQKSVTAFNSYIKEKFEQLEKLKKQVDMLQKQVKSFTKINLDDFIVLCPGLCEEPENINDQWCMFWNDIGHITKKKEGNKTYIYIFLFRGEDVGKKKITDIYNVTSASLSAYGFALASNPYEKTISKSNSILCFHNLKDNVIWNKYLPSEELIKGVANGNNFVAIVTSNNFLRIYSAYGYIINTFLLKGIPVALCAYDYLLFVITCPYIFENVYSYNINNTYNCTLYKVYENFTDLKPSKYNTYHITILYDDVLSLPSCHYLNWVNISNFGIPYVRDTSNFIYGLYPVFKKNNNIVYDWVPIFDLNNLNTYNQMDKSKYQHAEQQNGNTLNKNEQVANKKIHNDLYDEDEKIENNKDDAKKNRDSHPDDEMGTNSQCVYYPLYFDNFEQISVIRLKKNEIEPRSNKIESCLGYNVEKKYIVMSECNVMKYEKLVKLLQANPNLSLDNDSNKNESATLLPWEQYDEMRSRVDLYCKQLFVNISYDYMNDGKNKSAVDTLKSLNKLYDKWIMRMFAILKNDKKNQKLAVKVSRLFKNIKNMMLSLSLVDDEYSTLHSEITNEYLKRQIKDENYKNYKQNHTYEEDYKDDEQKRKEMYDKYYKNNQNISEDEKKIFSDTKQTGYLYKNSTKDQVENDKEKKENHFLDKFFTGVTKNQSVDNLFSQEKKISQIKKKSTLENFFSELKEE, encoded by the coding sequence ATGAAAGATTTATACTTTGCGGACATTAACAGTACTCTTTTCTTAAGACATTACAACAATAAGTTGCTACTAATTAGTGGTAATAGAATTAAGTTATATACGTACGAGGaaattaagaatataattCGTGCTCAGAATAttgctatatatattgttaaggatatagaaaagaatgaaaaaatcgTGTACATTTCgaataatgtaataataaaaaggcaTCTTAGAAGTAACAAAGAAAAGAGTATAACGGATGATGTTCATTCTTTCAATAATGATGTAAGCAAAGttaattatgataaaaatggtaataacggacataataatgaaaaaattagtgACGGAATGAATAGTAATATGAACAACAATGTCATTAACAACCTCAGCATCAAAGATGACTCTTCAAACAATGCTGAAACAAACTATGTTTGTATTGCCTTTGAACAGGGAAATGTATGGCTTTGCGCAGAGGACGGAGCAAATAAGATGTTTGTTTATGAAAagttaatatatagaaaaatatgcgatataattaaaatagagATTTTTACCACCAATAATGTTATTAACTCTTTAATATTGTACAAAGATTAcaccttaattttttataacgaAAAATTGCAAAACTCTGTTAAAATACCTATACaagaatatgtatataatttttgtttaagtaataataatcaaAATATAGCTCTTTttaatcataaaaatttatacatttatgatattatgaaaaaaaacttttCTGTAGAGGATAACGAAGAAATAGAAACGAATGAAAATTTACAAGTTTCGAACAATGATAAGAATTGTATAGAAGTTAAAgatatttttgatttttccaaaaattataagaatttGCTAAGCTGTGACTGGCATCCCCAAAATCTCTGTATAGCATTATGTgggaaaaatatagtaaGATATTTAGTcctatataattataaagttTATGAATATTCAGGTACAGAAATGCATAAATCGTACATAACTGCAACTAAGTTTATTACCATTTCGGATAACGTAATTTTATTAACCTCTTTAAGTTGTGGTGACAATCTATTTTGTGTGTGGGAATTTGAATTGGAGTactgtttatataaattcaaaagTGATCATATTATATCGCATTTTGATCTCTCCTATTTTGATGACTATTTACATATGTCTTTTCTGGCAGAGGAAAAACATTTggcaaatgaaaaattagatagcaaaaaaattataaaaaaaattgaatggGATGATTCGGAAGATGACACGTATACAGAACGAAGCATATGCGATCCTGTCTATCCTGATCAAACGGATAAAATTCATACAGGAACAAATAAGATGCAAGGCATAGATAATGGCACAGACTCCTTTAAAGATAACTACAATGGggataaaaacaaaaaagataataacagtaatagtaatagtagtaataataataataatgcacATAGCTCATCTACGTACGAAAATGAGAAAGATAGAATCAGCAGTGAATATTTCTCCGGAAGTAACGGTAAGAGGAATAGTGAATCCTGTTCAGGGGAATGTAATTTGAATTATctaaacaagaaaaaaagaaaaaaaaaaatatttgttgaTGATGAAGAAAATCAAGATAACTTCATCAATCTGTCCCATAAAAAGATGGCAAAGGATCGAGATTTAGgcagagaaaataaaagagaagaTAAACATGACCAGTACTacgaaagaaaaaaaatagacaAAATGAATTTCATTGATAATTATGCAGAAGAGGATCCAGATGATGTATATAATAGTTATGAAAGTGATAAATACAGAATACATAGTAAGAAACATCTtaccaataaaaaaaatcgtgaagataatgaatataacaaaaaggaatataatatacaaaattttataaataaaaataaagatgttataatgaataatagAGAAAGTGGATATTTTGAGGACAACAGTTATTTATTTGATAATGACGATGATCAAAAAAGTGTAACTGCCTTTAACAgttatattaaagaaaaatttgaacaattagaaaaattgaagaaaCAAGTAGACATGTTACAAAAACAAGTGAAGagttttacaaaaattaaccTTGAcgattttattgttttatgcCCAGGATTATGCGAAGAAccagaaaatataaatgatcaGTGGTGTATGTTTTGGAATGATATAGGACAtataaccaaaaaaaaagaaggaaataagacatatatatatattttcctattTAGAGGTGAAGACGttggaaagaaaaaaattacagatatatataatgttacaTCTGCATCGTTAAGTGCATATGGATTTGCATTGGCATCCAATCCTTATGAAAAAACTATTTCAAAAAGTAATAGtatattatgttttcatAACTTAAAAGATAATGTTATATGGAATAAATATTTGCCAAGTGAGGAATTAATAAAAGGGGTGGCAAATGGAAATAATTTTGTAGCAATAGTTACATCGAACAATTTTCTTAGAATATATTCTGCATATGGTTATATTAtcaatacatttttattgaaaGGTATACCTGTAGCTCTTTGTGCATATGACTATTTACTTTTTGTAATTACTTGTCCGtacatttttgaaaatgtGTATAGTTAcaacataaataatacttATAATTGTACACTTTATAAGGTTTACGAAAATTTTACTGATTTAAAACCAAGCAAATATAACACATATCATATTACCATACTATATGATGATGTTTTATCCCTCCCCTCTTGTCATTATTTGAATTGGGTAAATATATCCAACTTCGGTATTCCATATGTCAGAGATACATCCAATTTTATATACGGCTTATATCCtgtgtttaaaaaaaataataatatcgtTTATGATTGGGTACCTATATTTGACCTAAACAATTTGAATACATATAACCAGATGGATAAGTCTAAATACCAACACGCAGAACAGCAGAATGGAAATAcactaaataaaaatgagcaagttgctaataaaaaaattcataatgATCTATATgatgaagatgaaaaaatagaaaataataaggaTGATGCTAAGAAAAATAGGGATAGCCATCCTGATGATGAAATGGGAACAAACTCGCAGTGTGTTTACTATCCTTTATATTTTGACAACTTTGAACAAATATCAGTTATCagattaaagaaaaatgaaatagaaCCGAGATCTAACAAAATAGAAAGTTGTCTTGGATATAacgtagaaaaaaaatatattgtaatgAGTGAATGTAATGTtatgaaatatgaaaaacttgttaaattattacaagCCAATCCTAATTTATCTCTAGATAATGATTCAAACAAAAACGAATCAGCTACTTTATTGCCGTGGGAACAATATGACGAAATGAGATCTCGAGTAGATCTTTACTGCAAACagttatttgtaaatatttcttatgaTTACATGAATgatggtaaaaataaaagtgcAGTTGATACCTTAAaatctttaaataaattatacgaTAAATGGATCATGCGAATGTTTGCTATacttaaaaatgataaaaagaatCAAAAATTAGCTGTTAAAGTATCACGACTGTTTAAGAATATCAAAAACATGATGTTGTCCTTGAGTCTTGTAGATGATGAATATAGTACATTACATAGTGAAATTACgaatgaatatttaaaaagacagattaaagatgaaaattataaaaattataaacaaaatcaTACTTACGAGGAAGATTATAAGGATGATGAACAAAAACGCAAAGAGATGTACGacaaatattataagaataatcaaaatatatcagaagatgaaaagaaaattttttcgGATACTAAACAAACTGGTTACTTATATAAGAACTCGACAAAGGATCAAGTAGAAAATGAtaaggaaaagaaagaaaatcaTTTCTTAGATAAATTCTTCACAGGAGTTACTAAAAACCAAAGTGTTGATAACCTCTTTTCGCAAGAAAAGAAAATCTctcaaattaaaaaaaaaagcaccTTAGAAAACTTTTTTTCAGAATTGAAGGAAGAATAA
- a CDS encoding DNA-directed RNA polymerase II subunit RPB11 — MSIPTLSNKPENIDLLVLAPGEKKVKCEISEKGDCNIFTIKLEDHTMGNLIKQALCQDPKVTFAAYRQPHPLQNAIEITIKPKGYAGVKLLSDIVHSLLCQVSNLKETFTKKVQRYKEISAYYAD; from the exons ATGTCTATCCCTACGTTATCTAATAAACCAGAAAATATCGATTTACTTGTGCTTGCTCCaggagaaaaaaa AGTTAAATGTGAGATATCAGAAAAAGGTGACTGCAAcatatttacaataaaaCTGGAAGATCATACGATGGGAAATCTAATAAAACA agCTCTTTGTCAAGATCCCAAGGTAACATTCGCAGCATACAGGCAACCGCATCCTCTGCAAAATGCCATtgaaataacaataaaaccGAAAGGATATGCTGGCGTTAAGTTACTTTCAGACATTGTACACAGTTTATTGTGTCAAGTATCAAATTTGAAGGAAACATTTaca aagAAAGTTCAAagatataaagaaataagcGCATATTACGCGGATTAG
- a CDS encoding protein AMR3 codes for MKFILILFKLIFLLQNLKKHEKVFLVMCTSDYIVKEVSCCPNRNNKTLNFLKVGNNNYTDFFKLYMTKKFKYKYKNFVEKRIKKGRIRNEINQKLKKKNSAYIVITEKLSKLDPDQKYFKYDKNILKEYENIKDIYKNKKLGRKFNQYDYWYSSRKKEAKYNYSRHVNFTITENKFNFKNVFSYFHILEIVHEKFKNNSFYINGLQSFINKYYDPVTQKRIKYYDKIKEQIELKKKNGAVITKQNDKKQKEDECKAINKRENVNILSVLESLENTKEKQENSNEKEESGEEKQVNKYAITSKKEFFEMIKKNLSEFEYSNDVDDDGSFKLFGSSTSCILKKNGPIAYDIKNPFMKSKLSSKRRRFKERKLFDIINFKCKNRRERLMQNAVRKLSRRKLKDEKYILDPMEAM; via the coding sequence ATGAAATTCATTTTGATCCTATTTAAgctaatatttcttttacaaAATCTAAAAAAGCATGAAAAAGTTTTTTTGGTGATGTGTACTTCAGATTACATTGTTAAAGAGGTATCATGTTGCCCAAATAGAAACAACAAAACATTAAATTTTCTAAAGGTTGGTAATAATAACTATAcagatttttttaaattatacatgactaaaaaattcaagtataagtataaaaatttcGTAGAAAAGAGGATAAAAAAAGGGAGAATCAGGAATGAAATTAATCAaaagttgaaaaaaaaaaatagtgcTTATATAGTAATAACTGAAAAGCTAAGCAAATTAGATCCAGATCaaaagtattttaaatatgataaaaatattttaaaagaatatgaaaatataaaagatatttataaaaataaaaagttaggAAGAAAATTCAATCAATATGATTACTGGTATTCAtctagaaaaaaagaagcgaaatataattatagtaGACATGTAAATTTTACTATAACTGAAAACaagtttaattttaaaaatgtattttcttattttcacATATTAGAAATAGTtcatgaaaaatttaaaaacaattctttttatattaatggtCTTCAATcgtttataaataaatattatgaccCTGTTACGCAGAAAcgaattaaatattatgataaaataaaagaacaaattgaattgaaaaagaaaaatggtGCAGTGATAACTAaacaaaatgacaaaaagCAAAAGGAGGATGAATGTAAGGCTATAAATAAACgcgaaaatgtaaatatcCTATCTGTTCTGGAGAGCTTAGAAAATACAAAAGAGAAACAGGAAAATAGTAACGAGAAAGAAGAAAGCGGTGAAGAAAAACAAGTAAACAAATATGCAATTACAtcaaaaaaggaatttttcGAAATGATCAAAAAGAATTTAAGTGAATTTGAATATTCCAATGATGTAGATGATGATGGATCATTTAAGCTTTTTGGTTCATCTACAAGttgtattttaaagaaaaatggtCCTATAGCatatgatattaaaaatcCATTTATGAAATCAAAATTATCTtcaaaaagaagaagattcaaagaaagaaaactattcgatataattaattttaaatgtaaaaatagaaGAGAACGATTGATGCAAAACGCAGTCAGAAAGTTGTCAAGGAGAAAGTTAAAAGatgaaaagtatattttagaTCCAATGGAAGCTATGTAA